One stretch of Niallia sp. XMNu-256 DNA includes these proteins:
- a CDS encoding DUF1648 domain-containing protein, with protein sequence MSKTWNRSKINIPKTKSEWVWDIIGVTIFVVTTFFLFYVWNLLPDKVPAHYNAVGEVDRWGSKAELLILPGIGLFMLLFMGVLEKFPEIHNYPKRINESNAEQFYLHSRKLLNQLKNICLIIFSIILFESVSIALGWSGFGIWLMPIILGGTFIPIIIGLVKQRKIK encoded by the coding sequence ATGAGTAAAACTTGGAATCGCTCCAAAATCAATATTCCAAAAACAAAGAGTGAATGGGTTTGGGATATCATTGGAGTGACTATTTTCGTGGTTACCACATTCTTTCTATTTTATGTTTGGAATCTCCTTCCAGATAAAGTGCCAGCTCATTATAATGCAGTTGGTGAGGTGGACCGTTGGGGTTCAAAGGCCGAGTTGCTTATTTTGCCTGGTATTGGACTATTTATGTTGCTATTTATGGGAGTACTTGAGAAGTTTCCCGAAATTCATAATTACCCAAAACGCATCAATGAATCAAACGCTGAACAATTTTATCTACACAGCCGGAAGTTATTAAATCAATTGAAAAATATTTGCCTAATTATCTTTTCGATTATATTATTCGAATCTGTATCTATTGCCTTAGGATGGAGTGGCTTTGGTATTTGGCTTATGCCGATTATCCTTGGAGGCACATTTATCCCAATTATTATTGGGTTAGTTAAGCAAAGAAAAATTAAATAA
- a CDS encoding flavodoxin translates to MIVYASMTGTTELMAQTIADELIKAGDQVIIKDALAVYAEELQSYERILVGSYTWGDGGLSDEILAFYDELTEVDLTGKVAAAFGSGDSTYEQFARAVDLLEEALQNQGCTILTKGLKVDSGLEDEVEIELKCRGFVNRLIGMLSA, encoded by the coding sequence ATGATTGTTTATGCAAGTATGACAGGGACAACAGAATTGATGGCGCAAACGATCGCTGATGAACTAATTAAAGCGGGGGATCAAGTGATCATAAAGGATGCCCTGGCGGTTTATGCAGAGGAGCTGCAGTCCTATGAGAGAATTCTAGTTGGGAGCTATACATGGGGGGACGGGGGTTTGTCCGATGAAATTCTTGCTTTCTATGATGAGTTAACGGAAGTTGATTTAACCGGGAAGGTTGCGGCAGCATTTGGTTCAGGTGATTCGACTTATGAACAATTTGCGAGAGCGGTGGATCTTTTAGAGGAAGCCCTTCAAAATCAAGGATGTACAATCCTAACAAAAGGTTTGAAGGTGGATAGTGGATTGGAGGACGAAGTAGAAATTGAATTGAAGTGTAGAGGATTTGTTAATAGGCTAATAGGAATGTTAAGTGCGTGA
- a CDS encoding MaoC/PaaZ C-terminal domain-containing protein codes for MYFEEFEVGQVFRCQPFIVTAEEIHTFASQYDPHPIHIDSHYANEHSIFNGIISSGFLTVSAVWGQWIRSGVFGNEFIVGKNFDYINFTNPVRANDELTPEIEIVGLRSTSKPTRGEVTIKFSVTNQKDEVVMLAQLNALLKTKVTQLEPSPSY; via the coding sequence ATGTATTTTGAAGAATTTGAAGTAGGACAAGTATTCCGTTGTCAACCGTTTATTGTGACGGCTGAAGAAATTCATACCTTTGCTAGTCAATATGATCCTCATCCGATTCATATTGATTCACACTATGCCAATGAACATTCTATTTTCAATGGGATTATTAGCTCTGGATTTTTAACTGTGAGTGCTGTGTGGGGACAGTGGATTCGCTCAGGGGTATTTGGAAATGAATTTATTGTCGGTAAAAACTTTGATTACATAAACTTTACAAATCCAGTAAGGGCAAATGATGAATTAACCCCTGAAATAGAAATTGTTGGATTAAGATCGACATCTAAACCAACCCGCGGGGAGGTTACCATAAAGTTTAGTGTAACCAATCAGAAAGATGAAGTTGTGATGTTAGCCCAACTAAACGCCCTATTAAAAACAAAGGTTACCCAACTAGAACCATCTCCATCCTACTAA
- a CDS encoding SRPBCC domain-containing protein, whose amino-acid sequence MHTNGQELPDIKQTIVLNAPIQKVWEKVSTSEGISAWFMQNDFEPKVGHEFHVQSPFGPSPCKVLEIDEPNLIKFSWDTDGWVVSLILKDLGDQTEFTLIHGGWSTEMISKANRKAAEIRETMDKGWEQIVHDRLKKVVEG is encoded by the coding sequence ATGCATACTAATGGACAAGAACTACCAGATATTAAACAAACGATTGTTTTAAATGCTCCTATACAAAAGGTGTGGGAAAAAGTATCAACTTCAGAGGGAATTTCCGCTTGGTTTATGCAGAATGATTTTGAACCAAAGGTTGGCCATGAGTTTCATGTACAATCACCATTTGGCCCTTCACCATGTAAAGTGTTAGAAATTGATGAACCAAATCTCATCAAGTTTTCTTGGGATACAGATGGTTGGGTTGTATCACTTATCTTGAAAGATTTAGGCGATCAAACAGAGTTCACGCTAATCCATGGAGGTTGGAGTACTGAAATGATTAGCAAGGCAAATAGAAAAGCTGCTGAGATCCGTGAAACGATGGACAAAGGCTGGGAACAAATTGTTCATGACAGGCTTAAAAAGGTTGTTGAGGGATAA
- a CDS encoding metalloregulator ArsR/SmtB family transcription factor, with protein sequence MSAVKHDVFQAIADPTRRKVLQLLAQEELSISKIAENFSISRTAVVKHLNILSEANLVHGRKEGREKIYQLDPKPLQEVQDWLTFYERFWNNKLSILKHLVENDGENIKLATVHSEKVKAKNYHKDKH encoded by the coding sequence TTGTCAGCGGTTAAGCATGATGTCTTTCAGGCTATTGCCGATCCAACGAGAAGGAAAGTACTTCAGTTACTGGCTCAAGAGGAATTGTCTATTTCAAAAATAGCGGAGAACTTTTCAATAAGCCGTACTGCTGTTGTCAAACATTTAAATATCCTATCTGAAGCCAATTTAGTTCATGGACGTAAAGAAGGAAGGGAAAAAATTTATCAGTTAGACCCGAAACCTTTACAAGAAGTACAAGATTGGCTTACGTTTTACGAACGGTTTTGGAATAACAAGTTGTCGATTCTAAAGCATCTTGTTGAGAATGATGGAGAGAATATCAAGTTAGCAACTGTCCATTCTGAAAAGGTCAAAGCCAAGAATTATCATAAAGATAAGCACTAG
- a CDS encoding flavin reductase family protein, which produces MIAIDPTQNTERENYKLLIGSIIPRPIAFVTSVSKDGVLNGAPFSYFNIVSSNPPMVSISIQRSGGIQKDTARNILETKEFVIHIVDDLNVDPINQTAASLPPNQSEIDLAGLTPVPSSKISVPGIKEAKVRFECQLEHSVVLGGEESPGCDLIIGKIVQFHIDHEIYEEGRIDPVGLGAVSRLAGTNYAKIGEIFSIQRPK; this is translated from the coding sequence ATGATAGCCATTGATCCAACTCAAAATACAGAAAGAGAAAACTATAAACTATTAATTGGAAGTATTATCCCTAGACCGATTGCATTTGTAACATCTGTGTCAAAAGACGGGGTTCTTAATGGTGCCCCTTTCAGCTACTTTAATATCGTTTCCTCTAACCCGCCGATGGTGTCTATCTCAATCCAACGATCTGGGGGGATTCAAAAGGATACCGCTCGAAATATTTTAGAAACGAAGGAATTTGTTATTCATATTGTCGACGATCTTAATGTGGATCCGATCAATCAAACAGCGGCAAGTCTCCCTCCTAACCAAAGTGAAATTGATTTAGCAGGTTTAACTCCAGTTCCTAGCAGCAAGATCTCTGTTCCAGGAATTAAGGAAGCAAAGGTTCGCTTTGAATGTCAATTAGAGCATTCTGTTGTATTAGGTGGAGAAGAATCTCCTGGTTGTGACTTAATCATTGGCAAAATTGTACAGTTTCATATCGATCATGAAATCTATGAAGAAGGCCGAATCGACCCAGTCGGCTTAGGAGCTGTAAGCCGCTTGGCAGGAACAAACTATGCTAAAATTGGAGAGATTTTCTCAATCCAACGACCAAAATAA
- a CDS encoding ring-cleaving dioxygenase encodes MKKKTTGIHHITAIVGHPQENVDFYAGVLGLRLVKKTVNFDDPETYHLYFGNEGGEPGTIITFFPWPNAHKGKNGGGQVGVTTYVIPVGAMSFWENRLKKFNIAYTKTERFGEQYVSFDDPHGLHLELVERKAGKINTWSFGEVTPEVAIKGFGGAILFSANPTGTAKALEDVMGLEKVGIEENIARFRSTADIGNIIDLNMTTLPRGEMGVGIVHHIAWRASDDQDQLEWREYVETHGYGVTPVKDRNYFNAIYFREHGDILFEIATDPPGFAHDESQQTMGEKLMLPAQYESHRDKIERTILPFEVRKLD; translated from the coding sequence ATGAAGAAAAAAACAACCGGAATTCACCATATTACCGCCATCGTTGGGCATCCACAAGAAAATGTTGACTTCTATGCTGGTGTACTAGGATTAAGATTAGTTAAGAAAACCGTTAATTTCGATGACCCTGAAACCTATCATTTATACTTTGGCAATGAAGGTGGGGAACCAGGAACCATTATTACATTTTTCCCTTGGCCAAATGCACACAAAGGGAAGAACGGTGGCGGGCAAGTTGGGGTTACAACGTATGTCATCCCTGTGGGAGCGATGTCCTTCTGGGAAAATAGACTCAAAAAATTCAATATTGCCTATACAAAAACGGAGCGATTTGGTGAACAATATGTAAGCTTTGATGATCCTCATGGACTACACTTAGAATTAGTTGAACGAAAAGCGGGAAAAATTAACACCTGGAGCTTTGGTGAGGTTACACCAGAGGTAGCCATCAAAGGATTTGGAGGGGCCATTCTCTTTTCCGCAAACCCGACTGGGACTGCAAAAGCATTAGAAGATGTTATGGGACTTGAAAAAGTGGGAATAGAAGAAAATATTGCCCGTTTCCGTTCGACTGCAGATATCGGCAACATCATCGACCTAAACATGACCACCCTTCCTCGCGGTGAGATGGGCGTTGGCATTGTTCATCATATTGCCTGGAGAGCGAGTGATGATCAAGATCAATTAGAATGGCGAGAGTATGTAGAAACACATGGGTACGGCGTTACTCCTGTTAAGGACCGAAACTACTTTAATGCGATTTATTTCAGAGAACATGGTGATATTTTATTTGAAATTGCGACAGATCCTCCAGGATTTGCTCATGATGAGTCACAGCAAACGATGGGTGAAAAATTAATGTTACCAGCTCAGTATGAATCTCATCGTGACAAAATTGAGCGTACGATTCTGCCATTCGAGGTGCGAAAATTAGACTAA
- a CDS encoding MarR family transcriptional regulator: MERACKSEPFKLLMETSKHVQDQIKVEISKHNLNITEFSVLETLYHKGQQTIHQIGKSILISSGSMTYVIDKLEKKGLLKRTDCPNDRRAIFITLTPTGEELMDKIMPEYQAFINKMFDSLNHEEAQSLVSLLQKVKQE, encoded by the coding sequence ATGGAAAGAGCTTGTAAAAGTGAGCCTTTTAAACTATTGATGGAAACGTCCAAACATGTCCAAGACCAAATTAAAGTTGAAATAAGCAAGCATAATTTAAATATTACGGAATTTTCCGTTTTGGAAACTCTTTACCATAAAGGACAACAAACGATCCACCAAATAGGCAAAAGCATCTTAATCTCGAGTGGATCGATGACCTATGTTATTGATAAATTAGAGAAAAAAGGATTGTTAAAACGGACCGACTGCCCAAATGATAGACGAGCTATTTTTATTACATTAACACCAACCGGTGAAGAATTAATGGATAAAATCATGCCTGAATATCAGGCATTTATTAATAAAATGTTCGATTCTTTAAATCATGAGGAAGCCCAGTCATTGGTTAGTCTATTACAAAAGGTAAAACAGGAATAA
- a CDS encoding ATP-binding cassette domain-containing protein, giving the protein MKQNEEFVRLKAVTFKFKEQTVIENVNLSLKQGSSYALVGKSGVGKSTLLNLISGFLHPSSGEIKINGKSVNKTSNGIAFLFQDLGLFPWQTVFESVSMPLKLKNVQGIEQEIIELLQEMELDHLKDKYPHELSGGQKQRVGIARTLIGKPQLLLMDEPTSALDAMTKEYIQFLVLKQQQKLRTTMLFVTHDIEEAVFLGREVLILKEDGSIQQVENPYFAQTNAKEQLGFYEACINIRKLMNVGIPK; this is encoded by the coding sequence ATGAAGCAGAATGAAGAATTTGTAAGGTTAAAAGCGGTCACTTTTAAATTTAAAGAACAGACTGTCATAGAGAATGTAAATCTTTCGTTAAAACAAGGTTCATCATATGCACTAGTTGGTAAATCGGGAGTGGGAAAAAGCACGTTATTAAATTTGATTTCAGGCTTTTTGCACCCTAGTAGTGGGGAAATCAAGATTAATGGGAAATCGGTTAATAAAACGAGCAATGGGATTGCCTTTTTGTTTCAGGATTTAGGTCTTTTCCCGTGGCAGACTGTGTTTGAATCTGTATCCATGCCACTGAAGTTAAAGAATGTTCAAGGGATTGAACAGGAGATAATCGAGCTTTTGCAGGAGATGGAGTTAGATCATTTGAAGGACAAATATCCTCACGAATTGAGTGGAGGCCAAAAGCAGCGGGTTGGGATTGCGCGGACGTTAATCGGGAAACCACAACTTTTATTAATGGATGAACCGACCTCTGCTTTAGATGCAATGACAAAGGAATATATACAATTTCTGGTTTTGAAGCAGCAGCAAAAGCTGAGGACGACCATGTTATTTGTGACTCATGATATCGAGGAAGCTGTATTTCTAGGCAGAGAGGTCTTAATTTTAAAAGAGGATGGGAGCATTCAGCAGGTTGAAAATCCTTATTTTGCCCAAACGAATGCTAAGGAACAGCTTGGCTTTTACGAGGCTTGTATTAACATAAGGAAATTAATGAATGTGGGGATTCCTAAATGA
- a CDS encoding ABC transporter permease encodes MKIYKKIVNSQIVIGFFSFVLFWEILHLAIPTHTIPSPLETFKYLGTVAGELVLHSLGSVLRVLTAISISLVIGIPLGILLGVNKRFNRIFSPFLYYMYPIPKVAFLPVFMLLFGLGNGSKILLIIFIIIFQIILSVRDGVMQIPSTYFKVMDSFSASNKQQYRYLIIPAVLPQVFSGLRVSIGISLATLFFAENYATTYGVGYFILSAWSKMNYPEMFSGIVVLGFIGLLFFKLLDWLETHFTPWNQK; translated from the coding sequence ATGAAGATCTATAAAAAAATAGTAAATAGTCAAATTGTGATCGGATTTTTTAGTTTTGTACTATTCTGGGAAATCCTCCATCTTGCCATTCCTACTCATACGATTCCATCTCCATTGGAGACCTTCAAATACTTAGGGACGGTAGCAGGGGAATTAGTACTTCATTCACTAGGAAGTGTGTTGCGGGTATTGACAGCGATAAGCATTTCATTAGTTATTGGAATTCCCCTTGGCATTTTACTTGGTGTTAACAAGAGGTTCAATCGGATTTTTTCTCCCTTCTTATATTATATGTATCCGATTCCAAAGGTCGCATTCCTACCAGTGTTCATGCTTTTGTTTGGACTTGGGAATGGATCAAAAATTTTGTTGATCATTTTTATTATTATTTTTCAAATCATTTTATCGGTTCGTGATGGGGTTATGCAAATTCCCTCAACCTACTTTAAAGTCATGGACAGTTTCTCCGCGTCCAATAAGCAGCAATATCGGTATTTAATCATTCCGGCCGTCCTGCCACAAGTGTTCTCAGGGTTAAGGGTCAGTATCGGAATTTCACTTGCCACATTATTTTTTGCTGAAAACTATGCGACAACTTATGGAGTTGGATATTTTATATTGAGCGCCTGGTCGAAAATGAATTATCCAGAAATGTTTTCGGGAATTGTCGTCTTAGGGTTTATTGGATTGTTATTTTTTAAATTATTGGACTGGTTAGAGACACATTTTACACCATGGAATCAGAAATAA
- a CDS encoding ABC transporter substrate-binding protein, with protein MKKKLVTLMMLVTMVFLAACGNGNTNENTSEPTDTKKQDKGSEPSGEEFAIGILAAESGIPIILAKEKGFFEDEGVNVAIQPFSNPMDRNVAVQAGQLDATIGDVMTVASFKQNGINMKITSDISEDFKILSSPNSGITEMNQLDGKKVSLVPNFILEYIMDEFAKKGNFSYEIVEIASFSDRFEQLLQDRIDGVVFTEPQAGLLVQQGAHLLGSSKEAGIKGGTISFTEEMIKEKPEDIKAFYRAYNKAVDYINETEATEYSDILADYQFPEAMSTYLTNLPYDIEHAGKIDQQQFDSIIAWTQEKGQIKNKYTYEELTDYSFIK; from the coding sequence ATGAAAAAGAAACTAGTTACTTTAATGATGCTGGTAACAATGGTGTTCCTAGCTGCATGTGGAAATGGAAATACAAATGAAAATACGTCCGAACCAACAGACACAAAAAAACAAGACAAAGGTTCAGAACCGTCTGGTGAGGAGTTTGCAATCGGCATACTTGCCGCAGAATCAGGGATTCCAATTATCCTTGCGAAGGAGAAAGGCTTTTTTGAAGACGAAGGTGTGAATGTAGCAATTCAACCCTTTTCAAATCCGATGGACCGAAATGTTGCTGTACAAGCTGGACAGTTAGACGCTACGATTGGCGATGTAATGACAGTCGCTTCTTTTAAACAAAATGGCATTAACATGAAAATCACATCTGATATTAGTGAAGATTTCAAAATCCTTTCTTCTCCTAATTCAGGAATTACAGAAATGAATCAATTAGATGGTAAAAAAGTTTCACTTGTACCAAACTTCATTTTAGAATACATCATGGACGAATTTGCAAAGAAAGGTAATTTCTCATACGAAATTGTTGAAATTGCCTCTTTCTCTGATCGATTCGAACAACTACTTCAAGACCGAATTGATGGAGTTGTTTTCACAGAGCCACAGGCTGGTTTATTAGTCCAACAAGGTGCACACTTACTAGGAAGTTCTAAAGAGGCTGGAATTAAAGGCGGAACCATTTCATTTACGGAAGAAATGATTAAGGAGAAACCAGAAGATATTAAAGCCTTTTACCGCGCTTATAATAAAGCTGTCGATTATATAAATGAAACAGAAGCTACTGAATACAGCGATATTTTGGCTGATTATCAATTCCCTGAAGCTATGAGTACCTATTTAACGAACTTGCCGTATGATATTGAACATGCTGGTAAAATTGACCAACAACAATTTGACAGCATTATTGCTTGGACACAAGAAAAGGGCCAAATTAAAAATAAGTATACGTATGAGGAATTAACCGATTACTCATTTATTAAGTAA
- a CDS encoding polysaccharide deacetylase family protein, translating into MGFTTLVYHEIRKKAEFNPESPSAIDVTQDYNDILPSPLFVTLEHFEEQMRYIHNEGFHILTVDEVKNYYYAGIDIPEKSVLITFDDCYQSMKKYAYPILKEYGFHAVSFVVTGWLHEVGKGFTPERSVCLTKEDLTEMTDVFQYANHTDSFHQRTDVKTSMMMSTTDEEFAQDLDKCNKYVPVKDVFAYPFGLFNDRNVNVLKEKGFKLAFTTETGPNTQETDPLHLRRNVVPYFIDMDAFTKILGE; encoded by the coding sequence ATGGGATTTACTACATTAGTCTATCACGAAATTAGGAAAAAAGCAGAGTTTAATCCAGAAAGCCCATCTGCCATTGATGTAACACAAGATTATAACGATATTCTCCCGTCGCCACTGTTTGTCACTTTAGAACATTTTGAGGAACAAATGAGATATATACATAATGAAGGTTTTCATATCTTAACCGTGGATGAAGTGAAGAATTACTATTATGCTGGAATAGATATTCCCGAAAAGTCTGTATTAATTACTTTTGATGACTGTTACCAATCTATGAAAAAATATGCTTATCCTATTCTAAAGGAATACGGATTTCATGCGGTATCCTTTGTCGTAACAGGCTGGCTTCACGAGGTCGGGAAAGGGTTTACCCCCGAACGGTCCGTTTGTTTAACGAAAGAGGATTTAACTGAAATGACAGACGTCTTCCAATATGCAAACCATACCGATTCCTTTCATCAACGAACAGATGTGAAGACAAGTATGATGATGTCTACAACCGATGAAGAGTTTGCTCAAGATTTGGATAAGTGTAATAAATATGTTCCGGTGAAAGATGTATTTGCCTACCCATTTGGATTATTCAATGATCGAAATGTCAATGTTCTAAAAGAAAAAGGCTTTAAGTTGGCATTTACTACAGAAACTGGACCTAATACGCAGGAAACTGATCCCCTTCATTTAAGAAGAAATGTGGTTCCATATTTTATCGACATGGATGCTTTTACAAAAATTTTAGGAGAATGA
- a CDS encoding phytoene/squalene synthase family protein, translating to MSEAKFINKEARQALKKTSRTFYIPITHLSKGLQEAVASAYLCMRAIDEIEDHPQLPAKDKIDLLLSVHKILQKPTHEDLAKLFEPYESILPAVTLKLSDWIEVCPSGIVNKMLEATATMAKGMAKWVEKDWVIESENDLDDYTYYVAGLVGLMLNDIWKWYDNTETDEHLAIAFGRGLQAVNILRNYKEDETRGVSFFPKGWGLEEMFAYAQKNLEMADLYIKDLQTDSIIKFCEIPLALAHGTLKALMEGKEKMSRIEVLKVVGRVVN from the coding sequence GTGAGTGAAGCAAAATTTATTAATAAAGAGGCAAGACAGGCATTGAAGAAGACCAGCCGGACATTCTATATTCCAATTACTCATTTAAGTAAAGGATTACAAGAAGCGGTTGCGTCTGCCTATTTATGTATGAGAGCGATTGATGAGATTGAAGACCACCCCCAGCTTCCAGCCAAGGATAAAATTGATTTGCTGCTCTCCGTCCACAAAATCCTTCAAAAACCTACTCACGAGGATTTAGCAAAGTTATTTGAACCTTACGAGTCTATCCTTCCAGCTGTTACTTTAAAATTATCTGATTGGATTGAAGTTTGCCCGTCTGGTATTGTCAATAAAATGTTGGAAGCCACTGCTACAATGGCAAAAGGGATGGCTAAATGGGTGGAAAAAGATTGGGTGATCGAATCAGAAAATGATTTAGATGATTATACTTACTATGTGGCTGGTTTAGTAGGTCTTATGCTTAATGATATTTGGAAATGGTATGATAACACGGAAACAGATGAGCATTTAGCGATTGCGTTTGGTCGTGGCTTACAAGCAGTTAATATCCTCCGTAATTATAAGGAAGACGAAACCCGAGGTGTAAGCTTTTTTCCAAAAGGGTGGGGTTTAGAGGAAATGTTTGCATACGCACAGAAAAACTTAGAAATGGCTGACCTCTATATAAAAGATCTGCAAACCGATAGCATTATCAAATTTTGTGAAATTCCATTGGCGTTGGCACACGGAACGCTCAAAGCCCTTATGGAAGGTAAGGAAAAAATGAGCAGAATTGAAGTCTTAAAAGTCGTCGGTCGAGTAGTGAACTAA
- the codY gene encoding GTP-sensing pleiotropic transcriptional regulator CodY, which produces MELLAKVRRINTMLQNTRGTSVNFTDVAELLSEIIDTNVFIISTDGKIHGHALAYQIESDHMKQVLESGEASESYKKALLDLNETIANENVDSEYSAFHGENKDLFANGLTTLVPIIGGGERLGTLILSRVDKAFDNDDLLLTEYSATVVAVEIMRERSEAAEKEARSKTIVQMAISSLSYSELEAVEHIFEELNGNEGLLVASKIADRVGITRSVIVNALRKLESASVIESRSLGMKGTFIKILNDNFLAELEKVK; this is translated from the coding sequence ATGGAATTATTAGCGAAGGTTAGAAGAATAAATACAATGTTACAAAATACAAGAGGTACTTCCGTAAACTTCACAGATGTGGCTGAGCTATTAAGTGAAATCATTGATACCAATGTTTTTATCATCAGTACGGACGGTAAAATTCATGGCCATGCACTTGCTTACCAAATTGAAAGTGACCACATGAAGCAAGTATTAGAGAGCGGAGAGGCGTCCGAGTCTTATAAGAAAGCATTATTAGATCTTAATGAAACAATTGCTAATGAAAATGTTGATAGTGAATACAGTGCATTCCATGGCGAAAATAAAGACTTATTTGCGAACGGTCTGACCACTTTAGTACCAATTATTGGCGGTGGGGAAAGATTAGGGACACTTATTTTATCCCGTGTTGATAAAGCGTTTGATAATGATGATTTATTATTAACGGAATACAGTGCAACAGTAGTTGCGGTTGAAATTATGCGTGAGCGCTCAGAGGCGGCAGAAAAAGAGGCACGCAGTAAAACTATTGTACAAATGGCAATCAGCTCGCTATCCTATAGTGAGTTAGAAGCAGTAGAGCATATTTTTGAAGAGCTAAATGGAAATGAAGGTTTGCTCGTTGCATCTAAAATAGCCGACCGCGTGGGAATTACTCGATCTGTTATCGTAAATGCTCTTAGAAAGCTAGAAAGTGCAAGTGTTATTGAATCTCGTTCACTAGGAATGAAAGGAACCTTTATCAAAATCCTTAACGACAACTTCCTTGCTGAACTTGAAAAAGTGAAATAA